The following proteins are co-located in the Oscillatoria sp. FACHB-1407 genome:
- a CDS encoding dynamin family protein: protein MTSTALKPDIQGLQKDVVDLLEQVSQLMGRASTQLWPKDGIENKYIKYQQQILDEVQKVKNLELRMAIAAPMKAGKSTIINAIIGQELLPSRNSAMTTLPTEIVFRKDLEEPVLTLSFGTLSVFHEAWLTLKRRVNELEKEGLQAKMGEYPHLMQLIQQVQDAIGFSIRARTTGHQKIIETLAGLNDIIRLCSQLAPLADPLRALDDVPRIETPFWRLQVDAPIEALGNLVIVDTPGPNEAGENLRLVGVVEEQLQKSSLVLIVLDYTQLKTKAAEEVKEDVQKVIKIRGKDNLYILVNKVDQRTDNDMTPEQVQQFVSAEFGLDADAIKNRVFEISARRAFYATNFQLELQQYSSNIEIAQMATAKALAQQAFGDMWEIFFTTANMEQMQLAFEQVWQKSGFAPFLNNAIAALMAEAAPRCMRDALRVTRTRLLELQDAMKLRRSAITQDTKQLESEVIRLQQDLEALGGCQLDLRGEVESKKNALSQRLRVILNNFKFESEQVLQEYFLQGLSQRSTGLDKVDLDMRKLLLKQIDAPIVDEIINKIIPNSLSSLLKYKVALRGRNEISFTSKQEAEEFAGLVFSEAKQIIERLLDKYFSEIQEQINDVQANLKQALREQTRGVVERARHRLNQTFHVDLSLPDIIIPDGTNVNVGSVNIGVLKREKNFFESIVDWFQSLLGKSTSNDELFTVSLEQAVKQINHAIEKKIENTNEVINAYLDSDFQRTMDRFFEELDIYLHNYQSSLRQALQDQKTSLENQALLRQTLKDFTQETEMLIDSLNTKRKRIKDLTPQ, encoded by the coding sequence ATGACCTCGACCGCATTGAAGCCTGACATTCAAGGGTTACAAAAAGACGTTGTTGACTTACTTGAGCAAGTCAGTCAATTAATGGGGCGTGCTAGCACTCAACTTTGGCCTAAGGATGGTATTGAAAATAAGTATATTAAATACCAGCAGCAAATTCTTGATGAGGTTCAGAAGGTTAAGAACTTAGAATTAAGAATGGCGATTGCGGCTCCAATGAAGGCAGGTAAATCTACGATTATCAATGCCATTATTGGTCAAGAACTACTACCTAGCCGTAATTCTGCGATGACAACCCTTCCTACAGAAATTGTGTTCAGGAAGGATTTAGAAGAGCCAGTCCTAACATTAAGTTTTGGAACCCTGTCAGTGTTTCATGAGGCATGGTTAACGTTGAAGAGAAGAGTGAATGAACTAGAAAAGGAAGGGTTGCAAGCAAAGATGGGGGAATATCCCCATCTCATGCAACTGATCCAGCAAGTCCAGGATGCAATAGGATTTTCAATTCGTGCTAGAACTACTGGGCATCAAAAGATCATCGAAACTTTAGCAGGACTTAATGATATTATCCGCCTTTGTAGCCAGCTAGCTCCTTTAGCAGATCCTCTACGAGCTTTAGATGACGTCCCAAGGATTGAAACTCCTTTCTGGAGATTACAAGTTGATGCTCCTATAGAGGCACTAGGTAACCTAGTAATTGTTGACACTCCAGGTCCTAACGAAGCTGGGGAAAACTTGAGGCTGGTTGGAGTGGTAGAAGAACAACTACAAAAGAGTTCGCTAGTATTAATTGTTCTAGATTACACTCAGCTAAAGACGAAAGCAGCAGAAGAAGTAAAAGAAGATGTTCAAAAAGTCATTAAAATCCGAGGCAAGGATAATCTATACATTCTTGTGAATAAAGTTGATCAGCGTACAGACAATGACATGACACCTGAACAAGTACAACAATTTGTTTCAGCAGAGTTTGGGCTAGATGCAGATGCAATAAAAAACAGAGTATTTGAAATCTCCGCGAGACGAGCTTTTTACGCAACTAACTTTCAGCTTGAGCTACAGCAGTACTCATCAAATATAGAAATTGCTCAAATGGCTACTGCTAAAGCGTTAGCACAACAAGCATTTGGTGATATGTGGGAAATCTTTTTCACGACAGCTAACATGGAGCAGATGCAGTTAGCCTTTGAACAAGTCTGGCAGAAATCTGGCTTTGCTCCATTTCTCAATAATGCTATTGCTGCTTTGATGGCAGAAGCTGCTCCCCGATGTATGAGAGATGCACTACGTGTAACTCGAACTCGTTTACTAGAGCTTCAAGACGCAATGAAACTACGAAGAAGTGCAATTACTCAAGATACAAAGCAACTAGAGTCTGAAGTAATCAGATTACAACAAGATTTGGAGGCTCTCGGAGGTTGCCAACTTGACCTGAGAGGGGAGGTCGAGTCAAAAAAAAATGCGTTAAGCCAAAGACTACGAGTAATATTGAATAACTTTAAATTTGAGAGTGAACAAGTATTGCAAGAGTATTTTCTACAGGGATTATCCCAACGATCAACTGGTTTAGATAAAGTAGATTTGGATATGAGAAAACTGTTGCTAAAACAAATAGATGCGCCTATTGTTGATGAGATTATAAATAAAATTATACCTAATTCATTGTCTAGTTTACTTAAGTATAAAGTCGCTCTTAGGGGTCGCAATGAAATTAGCTTCACGAGTAAGCAAGAAGCTGAAGAATTTGCGGGTCTGGTTTTTTCTGAGGCAAAACAAATTATCGAACGCCTGTTAGATAAATACTTTTCTGAAATTCAAGAGCAGATCAATGATGTTCAAGCAAACTTGAAGCAGGCATTGAGGGAACAAACAAGAGGAGTGGTCGAGAGAGCCCGTCATCGCTTAAATCAAACATTTCATGTTGATTTGTCTCTTCCAGATATAATTATTCCTGACGGAACCAACGTTAATGTTGGAAGTGTTAACATCGGTGTTTTGAAACGTGAGAAAAATTTCTTTGAATCAATTGTAGACTGGTTTCAGTCCTTACTTGGAAAGTCAACTTCAAACGATGAACTTTTTACAGTGTCACTAGAGCAGGCTGTAAAGCAGATTAATCATGCAATTGAGAAGAAGATTGAAAATACAAACGAGGTTATTAACGCGTATTTAGATTCTGATTTTCAGAGAACAATGGATCGCTTTTTCGAGGAACTTGACATTTACCTCCACAATTATCAGAGTAGCCTGAGGCAAGCCTTACAGGATCAAAAAACTTCTCTGGAGAATCAGGCTTTATTGAGGCAAACTCTGAAGGATTTCACTCAGGAAACTGAGATGCTTATTGATAGCTTGAATACAAAAAGAAAACGAATTAAAGACTTAACACCTCAATAA
- a CDS encoding diguanylate cyclase regulator RdcB family protein yields the protein MTSSPFGSSGKTDNLQELQRKVPVVGDKALIDLVNGIQISGDLIRYRKSRGFFGQLLDSLTGGDRQRQLLLDGNLIAGQQALSDWVLELSDSLRVSQVALEVTQTSLLEARTAIRSQKKELLTLEQTFNQLAQQIGLRVDNLDARVRKLEIQIAAKQDFDQIVTAWEARQTYAEFSWAIQIALLIREVFSSSVVLYELETGNKTQFRQLLINKVLAESKDISGSFFGLADLLNTSHAEMKGDYAKLALGLLETRSFSQKRLQNIPYLFTLGTTLELAELPEDVKPAKPAQCAIELCRSQISSIDYTTDAKEFVTRLVEETANDCLTIATRRLSYDS from the coding sequence ATGACGAGTTCTCCTTTTGGTTCTTCAGGCAAAACCGATAATCTTCAAGAATTACAGCGTAAGGTTCCTGTCGTTGGGGACAAAGCCCTTATTGACTTAGTCAACGGTATTCAAATTAGTGGTGACTTGATCCGTTACCGTAAAAGTCGTGGATTCTTTGGTCAATTGTTAGACTCGCTAACAGGAGGCGATCGCCAGCGGCAACTACTTCTAGATGGAAATCTTATCGCGGGGCAACAAGCTTTATCTGATTGGGTGCTTGAACTCAGTGACTCCCTTCGGGTAAGCCAAGTTGCCTTGGAAGTGACTCAAACATCTTTGCTAGAGGCTCGTACTGCGATTCGTAGCCAAAAGAAGGAGTTATTAACTCTAGAGCAGACCTTTAACCAGCTAGCTCAACAGATTGGACTGAGAGTTGATAATTTAGATGCAAGGGTACGCAAGCTGGAGATTCAGATTGCAGCGAAACAAGATTTTGACCAAATCGTGACAGCCTGGGAAGCAAGGCAAACGTATGCCGAGTTCTCGTGGGCAATTCAGATTGCGCTATTAATTCGAGAGGTATTCAGCAGCTCAGTGGTTCTTTATGAACTAGAAACTGGGAATAAAACTCAGTTTCGCCAGTTATTAATCAACAAAGTTCTAGCTGAGAGTAAGGATATCTCAGGTAGCTTCTTTGGCTTAGCAGATCTGTTGAACACTTCACATGCTGAGATGAAGGGTGATTATGCCAAATTAGCTTTAGGACTACTGGAAACTCGCTCTTTCTCTCAAAAAAGGCTTCAAAATATTCCCTATCTGTTTACCCTTGGTACAACTTTGGAGTTGGCAGAGTTGCCCGAAGATGTAAAACCTGCAAAACCTGCTCAATGTGCAATCGAGCTATGCCGTTCTCAAATTAGCTCAATCGATTACACTACTGACGCCAAAGAGTTTGTAACCCGCTTAGTTGAAGAAACAGCAAATGATTGTTTGACAATAGCAACGAGGCGTTTGTCTTATGACTCCTAA
- a CDS encoding patatin-like phospholipase family protein yields the protein MTPNEPCIGLVLAGGGAKGAYHAGALRYIAELGFEPHIIAGTSIGALNGAILSANLPFNSAVQQMNELWDQLSYANILRPNKDLVIQAIAYGAKAYQSEFTVWLSKFLSEAGLLKKDLVIFDPEPIERFLKQAVSLESIKQGTELWIAAFPTLQIPGLDYSVLAALIDAFRAQTGTKAHWLRVQDCDDEEVLYNTLLASAAIPLIFPTRAVNGEVYVDGGLADNVPLGALAARGCTHAIVIHLSNGAIWDRHDFPNQTVVEIRPAEFINKIDAPIVGDVDALFDFSPNRVTDLKQRGYQDAKRCLEPIIQTFQVVRGQRDSHNKIVDLTKQLIDDIPLI from the coding sequence ATGACTCCTAATGAACCGTGTATCGGTCTGGTTTTGGCTGGAGGAGGTGCGAAAGGAGCTTATCACGCAGGTGCACTGCGCTACATAGCTGAGTTAGGATTTGAGCCACACATTATTGCAGGGACTAGCATTGGGGCTTTGAATGGTGCAATCCTATCTGCAAACCTCCCGTTCAACAGTGCGGTTCAACAGATGAACGAATTGTGGGATCAGCTTTCCTACGCTAATATTCTACGCCCTAACAAAGATCTCGTGATTCAGGCGATCGCTTATGGTGCAAAGGCATATCAGTCTGAATTCACTGTATGGCTTTCCAAATTTTTATCAGAAGCAGGACTACTCAAAAAAGATTTAGTCATCTTTGATCCTGAACCAATCGAACGGTTTCTCAAGCAAGCGGTTAGCTTAGAGAGCATCAAACAAGGGACAGAATTGTGGATTGCGGCATTTCCAACCCTACAAATTCCTGGACTAGACTATAGCGTACTAGCAGCCCTAATTGATGCATTCCGTGCTCAAACAGGGACTAAAGCTCATTGGCTGCGGGTACAGGATTGTGATGATGAAGAAGTCCTCTACAATACGCTGCTGGCAAGTGCCGCGATTCCCCTCATTTTTCCCACCAGAGCTGTGAATGGTGAGGTTTACGTTGATGGGGGTTTAGCTGACAACGTTCCCTTAGGTGCATTAGCAGCGAGAGGATGTACCCATGCGATTGTTATTCACTTGAGTAACGGGGCTATCTGGGATCGACATGACTTTCCCAACCAAACAGTGGTTGAGATTAGACCAGCGGAATTTATCAACAAAATAGATGCTCCGATCGTTGGTGATGTTGATGCCCTGTTTGACTTTAGCCCTAATCGAGTGACAGATTTGAAACAACGCGGTTATCAAGATGCTAAGCGGTGTTTAGAACCTATTATTCAAACATTCCAAGTGGTGAGAGGGCAACGCGATAGCCACAATAAAATAGTTGACTTAACCAAGCAATTAATTGACGACATACCTCTTATCTAG
- the drmD gene encoding DISARM system SNF2-like helicase DrmD has protein sequence MSATKAIPEQGQLVRVRQRQYVVTDVRQTTLPSSPLFPKVTPAQNLVLLSSIEDDGLGEELQVIWELEPGTQVFERVELPKPTGFDDPARLDAFLDAVRWGAASSADIRTLQAPFRSGIDIEDYQLDPVVRAIQMPRVNLLIADDVGLGKTIEAGLVAQELIIRHRCRRILIVCPSALQIQWRDQMRDKFGLDFRIVDSALMKELRRQRGIHVNPWIHFPRLITSIDFLKRDRPLRLFREVLPAEGESLYPRRFDLLIVDEAHNVAPSGSGQYAIDSQRTATIRLLVPHFEHKLFLTATPHNGYPESFTALLELLDAQRFARGVDPDRNQLQVVMVRRLKEEMKNWDDSPMFPGRKLEAIAVDYPQAERQAHAALRRYTELRTKSVDDNVEKYATEFVLKLLKKRLFSSPEAFLTTLIRHQESINTARRRPSSSLSTKPTEGILRRQVEQVEEEFADDELYEAATDESIGNTSRLFRALTAEEQGLLKEMLQWAEVAARQSDAKATQLLNWINEIIRPNGQWSNERVIIFTEYRATQKWLYNLMASEGLVQGDRLMTLYGGMNSDDREAVKAAFQAHPDVSPVRILLATDAASEGLDLQNFCSRLIHYEIPWNPNRMEQRNGRVDRHGQRSPEVKIYHFVGKDYQEQVTSGARPGDLEGDLEFLMRAALKVNNIREDLGKVGPVIAAQVEEAMLGRRVTLDTSRAERESEPVRRMLKFERKVREQIEKLREQLHETRQNLRLTPDNIESVVQIGLELADQPPLIETEVEGLQRCAFHLPQLKSSWAACAEGLEHPHTKEIRPIVFDPDAAHGRDDVVLAHLNHRLVQMCLRLLRAEVWSTENRKNLHRVTARVVTSKAGIETPAVVAYGRLVILGSDQQRLHEEVITAGGVLKEGRFSRLGVMQLQAALGAIASGSVPEVMQQKLAQMWDKYADPLMQALEVRKGERSTSLQRDLQNRAEKEIADITAILTELQKSILKELEEPQVEQLTLFSTPEREQFERNMNSLKARAEQIPREIEQETSLIRKRFENPSARLFPLAVTFLIPQKLLQR, from the coding sequence ATGAGTGCTACGAAAGCAATCCCAGAGCAGGGACAATTGGTGAGAGTTCGGCAACGGCAGTATGTCGTGACAGACGTGCGTCAGACCACATTGCCTTCTAGCCCTCTATTTCCGAAAGTTACTCCAGCTCAGAATTTAGTTCTGCTCTCGTCGATTGAGGACGATGGACTGGGGGAAGAGCTTCAAGTGATCTGGGAGCTAGAGCCAGGAACCCAGGTATTTGAACGAGTGGAATTGCCAAAGCCAACCGGGTTTGATGATCCGGCAAGGCTGGATGCGTTTTTGGATGCAGTGCGGTGGGGGGCTGCTTCTTCTGCGGATATTCGCACGCTTCAGGCTCCCTTTCGCAGTGGTATCGATATTGAAGATTACCAGCTTGATCCCGTTGTCCGGGCAATTCAGATGCCCCGTGTTAACTTGCTGATTGCTGATGATGTGGGATTGGGAAAGACGATCGAAGCTGGATTAGTTGCCCAAGAATTGATTATTCGCCATCGCTGTCGCCGCATTCTGATTGTTTGTCCGTCTGCCTTGCAAATCCAGTGGCGAGACCAGATGCGAGATAAGTTCGGGCTTGATTTTCGCATCGTTGATAGTGCGTTGATGAAAGAACTGCGGCGGCAGCGGGGCATTCATGTTAATCCCTGGATTCACTTTCCCAGACTGATTACTTCCATCGATTTTCTCAAACGCGATCGCCCCCTCCGACTGTTCCGGGAAGTCCTACCTGCTGAAGGTGAATCCCTCTACCCTCGCCGCTTTGACCTATTGATTGTGGATGAAGCCCATAATGTGGCTCCTTCTGGCAGTGGGCAGTACGCGATCGACTCTCAACGAACTGCTACGATTCGCTTACTCGTTCCCCATTTTGAACACAAGCTGTTTCTAACGGCAACACCCCATAACGGTTATCCAGAAAGCTTTACGGCATTGCTAGAACTACTGGATGCCCAGCGGTTTGCTAGAGGCGTTGATCCGGATCGGAATCAGCTTCAGGTGGTGATGGTGCGACGGTTGAAGGAGGAAATGAAAAACTGGGATGATTCTCCTATGTTCCCTGGTCGTAAGCTGGAAGCGATCGCTGTTGATTATCCCCAAGCAGAGCGGCAGGCTCATGCCGCATTGAGACGATATACGGAACTGCGAACGAAGAGTGTTGATGACAACGTTGAGAAGTATGCAACTGAGTTTGTCTTGAAACTACTGAAGAAACGGCTGTTTTCTTCTCCAGAGGCATTTCTGACAACGTTAATACGGCACCAAGAGTCTATCAACACTGCCCGTCGTCGTCCGTCCAGTAGTCTATCTACTAAACCAACGGAAGGGATCTTACGGCGACAGGTGGAGCAGGTGGAAGAAGAATTTGCCGACGATGAACTATACGAGGCGGCAACGGATGAGTCTATTGGCAATACCAGCCGCTTGTTTCGGGCACTCACCGCTGAAGAGCAGGGCTTGTTGAAGGAGATGCTTCAGTGGGCAGAAGTAGCTGCCCGGCAATCGGATGCCAAGGCAACGCAACTGCTGAATTGGATTAATGAAATCATTCGCCCGAATGGGCAGTGGTCAAACGAGCGAGTGATTATCTTCACCGAGTACCGAGCAACTCAGAAGTGGCTCTATAACCTGATGGCATCAGAGGGGTTAGTGCAGGGCGATCGCCTCATGACTCTGTATGGCGGGATGAACTCAGACGATCGCGAAGCGGTAAAGGCAGCGTTTCAGGCACATCCGGATGTTTCGCCTGTACGAATTCTGCTGGCGACTGATGCGGCTTCTGAAGGTCTGGACCTGCAAAACTTCTGTTCAAGGCTGATCCACTACGAAATTCCCTGGAACCCCAATCGGATGGAGCAGCGGAACGGACGGGTTGACCGTCATGGACAGCGATCGCCAGAGGTCAAAATTTACCACTTTGTCGGGAAGGACTACCAGGAGCAAGTAACCAGCGGCGCTCGTCCCGGTGATTTGGAAGGGGACTTAGAGTTCCTGATGCGGGCGGCACTGAAGGTGAACAATATCCGGGAAGACCTGGGGAAAGTGGGTCCGGTGATTGCCGCGCAGGTGGAAGAAGCGATGTTGGGGCGACGGGTGACACTCGATACCTCTAGGGCAGAGCGGGAATCGGAACCTGTGCGACGGATGCTGAAGTTTGAGCGGAAGGTACGGGAGCAGATTGAAAAGCTCCGCGAGCAACTGCACGAAACACGGCAGAATTTACGCCTGACTCCCGACAACATTGAATCTGTGGTACAGATTGGGCTGGAGTTAGCAGATCAGCCTCCACTGATTGAGACGGAGGTTGAAGGGCTACAGAGATGCGCCTTTCACCTGCCTCAATTAAAGAGCAGTTGGGCAGCTTGTGCTGAGGGGCTGGAGCATCCCCACACCAAAGAAATTCGTCCGATCGTATTTGATCCCGATGCGGCTCACGGACGCGATGATGTGGTACTGGCACACCTGAATCATCGATTGGTGCAGATGTGTCTGCGGTTACTGCGGGCTGAGGTTTGGTCTACTGAGAACCGGAAGAATCTCCATCGGGTGACTGCCAGAGTTGTGACATCCAAGGCAGGGATAGAAACCCCGGCAGTGGTAGCGTATGGACGGCTCGTGATTCTAGGAAGTGACCAACAACGGCTCCACGAAGAGGTGATTACGGCAGGCGGGGTGCTGAAGGAAGGACGATTTAGCCGTCTGGGGGTGATGCAACTGCAAGCCGCTTTAGGGGCGATTGCTTCGGGTTCCGTCCCTGAAGTCATGCAGCAGAAGTTAGCCCAGATGTGGGACAAGTATGCCGACCCATTGATGCAGGCGTTAGAGGTGAGAAAGGGCGAACGCAGCACGAGCCTGCAACGGGATTTGCAGAATCGGGCAGAAAAAGAGATTGCTGATATCACTGCCATTCTGACGGAATTACAGAAGAGCATCCTGAAAGAGTTGGAGGAACCGCAGGTCGAGCAGTTGACCCTGTTCAGTACACCGGAACGGGAGCAGTTTGAGCGCAATATGAACAGCCTCAAAGCCAGGGCAGAGCAAATTCCCAGGGAGATTGAACAGGAGACAAGCCTGATCCGCAAGCGATTTGAAAACCCGTCAGCACGGCTGTTCCCTTTGGCAGTCACATTCCTGATTCCACAGAAGCTATTGCAGCGTTAG